One genomic segment of Drosophila melanogaster chromosome 3R includes these proteins:
- the sas gene encoding stranded at second, isoform D — MQTCRRRKASGGQSTIKWSRMCLATLCGLLLLGIQIERAASAPAGEDAAATTMPPLDTTTDAPDAVAATTTPATTAAEQSSSISSITTEAADGSTTSTTTTTEAANKSNATETDFTTNVPVASSLPEETSVRSTSIEPITSTEPTTTPRQETEGPDQHMVFSNTEPDQSHIQHIPLRDEHAESSGADDATTEMQRQREQDQQQNELNQISNEQDDVVKDLNNFRHPATLITASNSNSEENVEIESDKQVETTTTAVPAAATSTSTEATGTPPTGTPATSTSTVPNEREEDPYHVHILSENHDRLAEHEDYQMLSTSTEESSTTSTTSTTNSTTESGIVAGIVVSQENKATAEPSTATESTSISTSTTTAATAATSTTSRARAMHMNDPEDEAATTIMPDSESVPVINIVEGQHMLQQEDQKDEEEEGVVKESESSSTTEASTTTTEPSPFVAFAGEGRSAGGGNDIELFLHHNGSTHEQLMDLSDVSMDGDQNEGSSKTESSTTSTTTTTAQPETEMPKIVEITASGDTMQRECLANNKSYKHGELMERDCDERCTCNRGDWMCEPRCRGLSYPRGSQRSMANPNCLEKMVEEDECCRVMECSEPQLEPTVVATEGAAPSTNGTGESAVTLPTTDDEATPKPRTDCHYNSGVYKFRERLEIGCEQICHCAEGGVMDCRPRCPERNHTRLDKCVYVKDPKDVCCQLELCDVTLDDHEQQPTPLQSNNNEDPEEIDPFRFQEQARDAGGAKPTCTFKGAEYDVGQQFRDGCDQLCICNEQGIHCAKLECPSNFGLDVQDPHCIRWEPVPADFKPSPPNCCPESMRCVDNGTCSYQGVQIENWSPVPANLTGCDQHCYCENGRVECRAACPPVPALPPADLPCHPALARLLPIPDDECCKHWMCAPQIPKIGGAGQDEETEATSTHSSIPANETTTTTATANKSTSIPSKVPQIKKDEEKRPPASGAFYPTLDGKPPKSIGGLGIFEKPEKPEKAHKKVQHQQQQHQQQEQQEQQQHQNDVIFDGDRTEEQEEPLPPNGGFVPFQFGQQHPHQPHLGPYGFYNPVKPVYEDYNPYEPYDINPNGTPQGKPPPVPTSQSDLFNILGAEQPGHPVHPGHGGPPRIHPGQTQKDNHNLGPQVRIEQILQHLQQTVPGGPPPPPPHQQHQSLTPQLHPQQQQISQQHPGHYVPIVHSGVPPPPPGHGIAIVDGQTVAYESYPVIPGLGVPQHHPQQHQTTPQQHLQQTILPSSSTTSGLSTQASEHSLHQNQGKLAKQQQSGANNLQPDIEVHTLEAIDPRSIRIVFTVPQVYVNLHGRVELRYSNGPSNDTSTWEQQIFAPPEDLIATSQMEFDLPSLEPNSLYKVKITLILRDLNSQPTSSIYTVKTPPERTITPPPPFPDYRPDFQDIFKNVEDPELTVSETNASWLQLTWKKLGDDQMEYVDGVQLRYKELTGMIYSSTPLIHRTLTSYTIQNLQPDTGYEIGLYYIPLAGHGAELRAGHMIKVRTAQKVDVYGFDVTVNVTKVKTQSVEISWNGVPYPEDKFVHIYRAIYQSDAGKEDSSVFKVAKRDSTTGTLIMDLKPGTKYRLWLEMYLTNGNTKKSNVVNFITKPGGPATPGKTGKLLTAGTDQPVGDYYGPLVVVSVIAALAIMSTLALLLIITRRRVHQTASITPPRKSDAAYDNPSYKVEIQQETMNL, encoded by the exons ATGCAAACGTGTAGAAGAAGAAAAGCCTCCGGCGGCCAATCCACGATCAAGTGGAGTAGAATGTGCCTGGCCACTCTCTGCGGATTACTTTTGCTTGGCATTCAAATTGAGCGTGCGGCGTCTGCGCCCGCAGGCGAAGACGCAGCGGCCACAACGATGCCACCTTTGGATACCACAACAGATGCCCCAGACGCCGTTGCAGCCACCACCACTCCAGCCACAACTGCCGCAGAAcaaagcagcagcatcagcagcataACCACCGAGGCGGCGGATGGTTCAACGACTTCCACGACGACAACAACTGAGGCGGCCAACAAATCCAATGCGACCGAAACTG attttACGACAAATGTGCCGGTGGCAAGCAGCCTGCCAGAGGAGACCAGCGTGCGATCGACGAGCATTGAACCCATCACCTCCACGGAGCCCACGACAACGCCCCGCCAGGAAACGGAGGGACCCGATCAGCACATGGTCTTCTCCAACACGGAACCAGATCAGAGCCACATTCAGCACATTCCGCTGCGGGATGAGCACGCCGAGAGCAGTGGCGCCGACGATGCCACCACCGAGATGCAACGGCAGCGTGAGCAGGATCAGCAGCAGAATGAGCTTAATCAGATCTCTAATGAGCAGGACGATGTGGTCAAGGATCTCAACAATTTCCGACATCCGGCCACGCTCATAAcggccagcaacagcaacagcgagGAGAACGTCGAGATCGAAAGTGACAAACAAGTTGAGACAACGACGACGGCGGTGCCGGCAGCAGCAACCTCCACATCCACAGAGGCAACAGGTACACCGCCAACAGGTACACCAGcaacatccacatccacagtCCCGAACGAACGCGAAGAAGATCCCTATCATGTGCATATACTGTCCGAGAATCATGATCGCCTGGCCGAACACGAAGATTATCAAATGCTCTCGACCAGCACCGAGGAATCGTCAACAACCTCTACCACTTCGACTACTAACAGCACCACAGAGTCGGGCATTGTGGCTGGTATTGTTGTCAGTCAGGAGAACAAGGCAACCGCTGAGCCATCAACTGCAACCGAGTCTacatccatatccacatccacaacaactgcagcaacagccgcaACTTCAACCACATCGCGAGCACGCGCCATGCATATGAATGATCCAGAAGATGAAGCGGCCACCACAATAATGCCGGACAGCGAGTCGGTGCCAGTGATTAACATTGTTGAAGGACAACACATGCTGCAGCAGGAGGATCAgaaggatgaggaggaggagggggtGGTCAAGGAGTCGGAGAGCAGTTCCACCACCGAGGCGTCGACCACCACCACCGAGCCATCGCCATTTGTGGCCTTTGCTGGCGAGGGACGATCGGCGGGTGGCGGCAATGATATCGAGCTGTTTCTGCACCACAATGGCTCTACACACGAGCAGCTCATGGATCTTAGTGATGTCAGCATGGACGGAGATCAGAACGAGGGCAGCAGCAAAACAGAGAGCAGCACTACTAGCACCACCACGACCACTGCTcagccggaaacggaaatgccGAAAATTGTGGAGATCACTGCCAGCGGGGATACCATGCAGCGGGAATGCCtggccaacaacaagagcTATAAG CACGGCGAGTTGATGGAGCGGGATTGCGACGAGCGTTGCACCTGCAACCGCGGCGACTGGATGTGCGAGCCAAGGTGCAGGGGACTAAGTTATCCGCGCGGCAGCCAGCGCAGCATGGCCAATCCCAACTGTCTGGAGAAGATGGTGGAGGAGGACGAATGCTGTCGGGTGATGGAATGCAGTGAGCCGCAGCTGGAGCCCACGGTGGTAGCCACAGAGGGTGCTGCACCTTCCACCAATGGAACGGGAGAATCGGCTGTGACCCTGCCCACGACCGATGATGAAG CCACGCCCAAGCCCCGAACTGATTGCCACTACAACAGCGGTGTCTACAAATTCCGGGAGCGTCTGGAGATCGGGTGCGAGCAGATCTGTCATTGTGCCGAAGGAGGCGTCATGGATTGCAGGCCACGCTGCCCGGAACGGAATCACACGCGTCTGGACAAGTGTGTGTATGTAAAGGACCCGAAGGACGTGTGCTGCCAACTGGAGCTCTGCGATGTCACGCTGGACGATCACGAACAGCAGCCAACGCCGCtgcagagcaacaacaacgaagaTCCAGAGGAGATCGACCCCTTCCGCTTCCAGGAGCAGGCTCGCGACGCCGGAGGCGCCAAGCCCACTTGCACATTCAAGGGCGCAGAATATGATGTGGGTCAGCAGTTCCGCGATGGCTGCGACCAGTTGTGCATTTGCAATGAGCAGGGCATTCACTGTGCCAAGCTGGAGTGCCCCTCGAACTTTGGCCTGGATGTCCAGGATCCGCACTGCATACGCTGGGAACCGGTTCCGGCGGACTTCAAGCCCTCGCCGCCGAATTGCTGTCCGGAGAGCATGCGTTGCGTCGACAATGGCACATGCAGTTACCAAGGCGTCCAGATCGAGAACTGGTCCCCTGTCCCAGCCAACCTGACAG GTTGCGATCAGCATTGTTATTGCGAGAATGGACGGGTAGAGTGCAGGGCAGCTTGTCCTCCGGTTCCAGCTCTTCCTCCGGCGGACTTGCCCTGCCATCCAGCCTTGGCCCGCCTGCTGCCCATTCCCGATGACGAGTGCTGCAAGCACTGGATGTGTGCCCCCCAAATCCCGAAAATCGGAGGTGCGGGTCAGGACGAAGAGACGGAAGCTACTTCAACCCATTCCTCGATTCCAGCAAATG aaacaacaacaacgacagcgACAGCAAATAAATCGACCAGTATACCTAGCAAAGTACCCCAAATCAAGAAGGACGAGGAGAAGAGACCACCAGCAAGTGGCGCCTTCTATCCAACCTTGGATGGCAAGCCACCCAAGTCGATTGGTGGTCTTGGTATCTTCGAGAAGCCGGAAAAACCAGAGAAGGCCCACAAGAAAgtgcaacatcaacagcagcagcatcagcagcaggagcagcaggagcagcagcagcaccagaaTGATGTTATATTCGACGGTGATCGCAcagaggagcaggaggagcctTTGCCACCGAACGGCGGTTTTGTGCCCTTCCAATTCGGCCAGCAGCATCCGCATCAGCCACATCTTGGTCCGTATGGCTTCTACAATCCCGTGAAGCCCGTTTACGAGGACTATAATCCCTATGAGCCGTACGACATCAATCCCAATGGCACACCACAGGGCAAACCGCCTCCAGTGCCCACTAGTCAGTCCGATTTGTTCAATATATTAGGTGCGGAACAACCAGGACACCCGGTTCATCCTGGCCATGGTGGACCCCCCCGCATTCATCCTGGGCAAACGCAAAAAGACAATCACAACCTGGGACCACAAGTTAGAATCGAACAGATACTGCAGCACCTGCAGCAAACTGTTCCAGGTggaccaccaccacctccgccCCACCAGCAACACCAATCCCTGACACCGCAGCTgcatccgcagcagcaacaaatttcGCAGCAACATCCTGGTCATTATGTGCCCATCGTGCACAGTGGAGtgccgccaccgccaccagGACATGGCATTGCCATTGTCGATGGGCAAACAGTGGCCTATGAGAGTTATCCTGTGATCCCGGGACTGGGAGTACCACAGCACCATCCCCAGCAGCACCAGACGACCCCGCAGCAACACTTGCAGCAGACAATCCTGCCTAGCTCGAGCACCACCTCCGGACTCTCGACGCAGGCTAGTGAGCACAGTCTGCACCAGAACCAGGGCAAGCTGGCCAAACAGCAGCAGTCAG GAGCCAACAACCTGCAACCTGATATCGAAGTTCACACACTGGAGGCCATCGATCCTCGTTCCATTCGCATCGTCTTCACCGTTCCCCAGGTCTATGTGAACCTCCATGGACGCGTGGAGCTGCGCTACTCGAATGGACCCAGTAACGATACATCCACCTGGGAACAACAGATTTTTGCTCCGCCCGAGGACCTCATTGCCACATCCCAGATGGAGTTCGATCTGCCCAGTCTGGAACCAAACTCACTGTACAAGGTGAAGATCACCTTAATCCTTCGTGATCTAAACTCGCAGCCCACGAGCAGTATCTACACCGTGAAGACGCCACCTGAAAGGACCATCACTCCGCCACCTCCGTTCCCCGATTACAGGCCAGACTTCCAGGACATCTTTAAGAACGTTGAGGATCCAGAACTGACGGTCAGCGAAACGAATGCCAGCTGGTTGCAGTTGACATGGAAGAAACTTGGAGACGACCAAATGGAATATGTGGACGGAGTTCAGCTGCGCTACAAGGAACTGACGGGCATGATCTACTCCTCAACGCCTCTGATCCATCGCACGTTGACCAGCTACACCATCCAGAACCTTCAGCCGGATACGGGCTACGAGATTGGGCTGTACTACATCCCATTGGCTGGACATGGAGCTGAATTGCGTGCCGGACACATGATTAAGGTGCGAACTGCCCAGAAGGTGGACGTGTATGGCTTCGATGTGACCGTTAACGTAACCAAGGTGAAGACCCAGAGTGTCGAGATCTCATGGAACGGAGTGCCCTATCCGGAGGACAAGTTCGTGCACATTTATCGTGCCATCTACCAGAGCGACGCTGGCAAGGAGGACTCCAGCGTCTTCAAGGTGGCCAAGCGGGACAGCACCACTGGTACCCTGATCATGGATCTCAAACCAGGCACCAAGTACCGCCTCTGGCTGGAAATGTACCTGACCAACGGCAACACCAAGAAGAGCAACGTTGTCAACTTCATCACGAAGCCAGGTGGTCCAGCCACTCCCGGAAAGACTG GAAAACTCCTAACGGCGGGAACGGACCAACCCGTAGGCGATTACTACGGCCCCCTTGTGGTGGTTTCTGTGATCGCCGCTCTGGCGATCATGTCTACTTTGGCCCTGCTACTTATTATCACCAGGAGACGAGTTCATCAAACGGCATCCATTACGCCACCACGAAAAAGCGACGCTGCCTACGATAATCCCTCATACAAGGTGGAGATCCAACAGGAGACTATGA ATCTGTAA
- the sas gene encoding stranded at second, isoform A, translated as MQTCRRRKASGGQSTIKWSRMCLATLCGLLLLGIQIERAASAPAGEDAAATTMPPLDTTTDAPDAVAATTTPATTAAEQSSSISSITTEAADGSTTSTTTTTEAANKSNATETDFTTNVPVASSLPEETSVRSTSIEPITSTEPTTTPRQETEGPDQHMVFSNTEPDQSHIQHIPLRDEHAESSGADDATTEMQRQREQDQQQNELNQISNEQDDVVKDLNNFRHPATLITASNSNSEENVEIESDKQVETTTTAVPAAATSTSTEATGTPPTGTPATSTSTVPNEREEDPYHVHILSENHDRLAEHEDYQMLSTSTEESSTTSTTSTTNSTTESGIVAGIVVSQENKATAEPSTATESTSISTSTTTAATAATSTTSRARAMHMNDPEDEAATTIMPDSESVPVINIVEGQHMLQQEDQKDEEEEGVVKESESSSTTEASTTTTEPSPFVAFAGEGRSAGGGNDIELFLHHNGSTHEQLMDLSDVSMDGDQNEGSSKTESSTTSTTTTTAQPETEMPKIVEITASGDTMQRECLANNKSYKHGELMERDCDERCTCNRGDWMCEPRCRGLSYPRGSQRSMANPNCLEKMVEEDECCRVMECSEPQLEPTVVATEGAAPSTNGTGESAVTLPTTDDEATPKPRTDCHYNSGVYKFRERLEIGCEQICHCAEGGVMDCRPRCPERNHTRLDKCVYVKDPKDVCCQLELCDVTLDDHEQQPTPLQSNNNEDPEEIDPFRFQEQARDAGGAKPTCTFKGAEYDVGQQFRDGCDQLCICNEQGIHCAKLECPSNFGLDVQDPHCIRWEPVPADFKPSPPNCCPESMRCVDNGTCSYQGVQIENWSPVPANLTGCDQHCYCENGRVECRAACPPVPALPPADLPCHPALARLLPIPDDECCKHWMCAPQIPKIGGAGQDEETEATSTHSSIPANGANNLQPDIEVHTLEAIDPRSIRIVFTVPQVYVNLHGRVELRYSNGPSNDTSTWEQQIFAPPEDLIATSQMEFDLPSLEPNSLYKVKITLILRDLNSQPTSSIYTVKTPPERTITPPPPFPDYRPDFQDIFKNVEDPELTVSETNASWLQLTWKKLGDDQMEYVDGVQLRYKELTGMIYSSTPLIHRTLTSYTIQNLQPDTGYEIGLYYIPLAGHGAELRAGHMIKVRTAQKVDVYGFDVTVNVTKVKTQSVEISWNGVPYPEDKFVHIYRAIYQSDAGKEDSSVFKVAKRDSTTGTLIMDLKPGTKYRLWLEMYLTNGNTKKSNVVNFITKPGGPATPGKTGKLLTAGTDQPVGDYYGPLVVVSVIAALAIMSTLALLLIITRRRVHQTASITPPRKSDAAYDNPSYKVEIQQETMNL; from the exons ATGCAAACGTGTAGAAGAAGAAAAGCCTCCGGCGGCCAATCCACGATCAAGTGGAGTAGAATGTGCCTGGCCACTCTCTGCGGATTACTTTTGCTTGGCATTCAAATTGAGCGTGCGGCGTCTGCGCCCGCAGGCGAAGACGCAGCGGCCACAACGATGCCACCTTTGGATACCACAACAGATGCCCCAGACGCCGTTGCAGCCACCACCACTCCAGCCACAACTGCCGCAGAAcaaagcagcagcatcagcagcataACCACCGAGGCGGCGGATGGTTCAACGACTTCCACGACGACAACAACTGAGGCGGCCAACAAATCCAATGCGACCGAAACTG attttACGACAAATGTGCCGGTGGCAAGCAGCCTGCCAGAGGAGACCAGCGTGCGATCGACGAGCATTGAACCCATCACCTCCACGGAGCCCACGACAACGCCCCGCCAGGAAACGGAGGGACCCGATCAGCACATGGTCTTCTCCAACACGGAACCAGATCAGAGCCACATTCAGCACATTCCGCTGCGGGATGAGCACGCCGAGAGCAGTGGCGCCGACGATGCCACCACCGAGATGCAACGGCAGCGTGAGCAGGATCAGCAGCAGAATGAGCTTAATCAGATCTCTAATGAGCAGGACGATGTGGTCAAGGATCTCAACAATTTCCGACATCCGGCCACGCTCATAAcggccagcaacagcaacagcgagGAGAACGTCGAGATCGAAAGTGACAAACAAGTTGAGACAACGACGACGGCGGTGCCGGCAGCAGCAACCTCCACATCCACAGAGGCAACAGGTACACCGCCAACAGGTACACCAGcaacatccacatccacagtCCCGAACGAACGCGAAGAAGATCCCTATCATGTGCATATACTGTCCGAGAATCATGATCGCCTGGCCGAACACGAAGATTATCAAATGCTCTCGACCAGCACCGAGGAATCGTCAACAACCTCTACCACTTCGACTACTAACAGCACCACAGAGTCGGGCATTGTGGCTGGTATTGTTGTCAGTCAGGAGAACAAGGCAACCGCTGAGCCATCAACTGCAACCGAGTCTacatccatatccacatccacaacaactgcagcaacagccgcaACTTCAACCACATCGCGAGCACGCGCCATGCATATGAATGATCCAGAAGATGAAGCGGCCACCACAATAATGCCGGACAGCGAGTCGGTGCCAGTGATTAACATTGTTGAAGGACAACACATGCTGCAGCAGGAGGATCAgaaggatgaggaggaggagggggtGGTCAAGGAGTCGGAGAGCAGTTCCACCACCGAGGCGTCGACCACCACCACCGAGCCATCGCCATTTGTGGCCTTTGCTGGCGAGGGACGATCGGCGGGTGGCGGCAATGATATCGAGCTGTTTCTGCACCACAATGGCTCTACACACGAGCAGCTCATGGATCTTAGTGATGTCAGCATGGACGGAGATCAGAACGAGGGCAGCAGCAAAACAGAGAGCAGCACTACTAGCACCACCACGACCACTGCTcagccggaaacggaaatgccGAAAATTGTGGAGATCACTGCCAGCGGGGATACCATGCAGCGGGAATGCCtggccaacaacaagagcTATAAG CACGGCGAGTTGATGGAGCGGGATTGCGACGAGCGTTGCACCTGCAACCGCGGCGACTGGATGTGCGAGCCAAGGTGCAGGGGACTAAGTTATCCGCGCGGCAGCCAGCGCAGCATGGCCAATCCCAACTGTCTGGAGAAGATGGTGGAGGAGGACGAATGCTGTCGGGTGATGGAATGCAGTGAGCCGCAGCTGGAGCCCACGGTGGTAGCCACAGAGGGTGCTGCACCTTCCACCAATGGAACGGGAGAATCGGCTGTGACCCTGCCCACGACCGATGATGAAG CCACGCCCAAGCCCCGAACTGATTGCCACTACAACAGCGGTGTCTACAAATTCCGGGAGCGTCTGGAGATCGGGTGCGAGCAGATCTGTCATTGTGCCGAAGGAGGCGTCATGGATTGCAGGCCACGCTGCCCGGAACGGAATCACACGCGTCTGGACAAGTGTGTGTATGTAAAGGACCCGAAGGACGTGTGCTGCCAACTGGAGCTCTGCGATGTCACGCTGGACGATCACGAACAGCAGCCAACGCCGCtgcagagcaacaacaacgaagaTCCAGAGGAGATCGACCCCTTCCGCTTCCAGGAGCAGGCTCGCGACGCCGGAGGCGCCAAGCCCACTTGCACATTCAAGGGCGCAGAATATGATGTGGGTCAGCAGTTCCGCGATGGCTGCGACCAGTTGTGCATTTGCAATGAGCAGGGCATTCACTGTGCCAAGCTGGAGTGCCCCTCGAACTTTGGCCTGGATGTCCAGGATCCGCACTGCATACGCTGGGAACCGGTTCCGGCGGACTTCAAGCCCTCGCCGCCGAATTGCTGTCCGGAGAGCATGCGTTGCGTCGACAATGGCACATGCAGTTACCAAGGCGTCCAGATCGAGAACTGGTCCCCTGTCCCAGCCAACCTGACAG GTTGCGATCAGCATTGTTATTGCGAGAATGGACGGGTAGAGTGCAGGGCAGCTTGTCCTCCGGTTCCAGCTCTTCCTCCGGCGGACTTGCCCTGCCATCCAGCCTTGGCCCGCCTGCTGCCCATTCCCGATGACGAGTGCTGCAAGCACTGGATGTGTGCCCCCCAAATCCCGAAAATCGGAGGTGCGGGTCAGGACGAAGAGACGGAAGCTACTTCAACCCATTCCTCGATTCCAGCAAATG GAGCCAACAACCTGCAACCTGATATCGAAGTTCACACACTGGAGGCCATCGATCCTCGTTCCATTCGCATCGTCTTCACCGTTCCCCAGGTCTATGTGAACCTCCATGGACGCGTGGAGCTGCGCTACTCGAATGGACCCAGTAACGATACATCCACCTGGGAACAACAGATTTTTGCTCCGCCCGAGGACCTCATTGCCACATCCCAGATGGAGTTCGATCTGCCCAGTCTGGAACCAAACTCACTGTACAAGGTGAAGATCACCTTAATCCTTCGTGATCTAAACTCGCAGCCCACGAGCAGTATCTACACCGTGAAGACGCCACCTGAAAGGACCATCACTCCGCCACCTCCGTTCCCCGATTACAGGCCAGACTTCCAGGACATCTTTAAGAACGTTGAGGATCCAGAACTGACGGTCAGCGAAACGAATGCCAGCTGGTTGCAGTTGACATGGAAGAAACTTGGAGACGACCAAATGGAATATGTGGACGGAGTTCAGCTGCGCTACAAGGAACTGACGGGCATGATCTACTCCTCAACGCCTCTGATCCATCGCACGTTGACCAGCTACACCATCCAGAACCTTCAGCCGGATACGGGCTACGAGATTGGGCTGTACTACATCCCATTGGCTGGACATGGAGCTGAATTGCGTGCCGGACACATGATTAAGGTGCGAACTGCCCAGAAGGTGGACGTGTATGGCTTCGATGTGACCGTTAACGTAACCAAGGTGAAGACCCAGAGTGTCGAGATCTCATGGAACGGAGTGCCCTATCCGGAGGACAAGTTCGTGCACATTTATCGTGCCATCTACCAGAGCGACGCTGGCAAGGAGGACTCCAGCGTCTTCAAGGTGGCCAAGCGGGACAGCACCACTGGTACCCTGATCATGGATCTCAAACCAGGCACCAAGTACCGCCTCTGGCTGGAAATGTACCTGACCAACGGCAACACCAAGAAGAGCAACGTTGTCAACTTCATCACGAAGCCAGGTGGTCCAGCCACTCCCGGAAAGACTG GAAAACTCCTAACGGCGGGAACGGACCAACCCGTAGGCGATTACTACGGCCCCCTTGTGGTGGTTTCTGTGATCGCCGCTCTGGCGATCATGTCTACTTTGGCCCTGCTACTTATTATCACCAGGAGACGAGTTCATCAAACGGCATCCATTACGCCACCACGAAAAAGCGACGCTGCCTACGATAATCCCTCATACAAGGTGGAGATCCAACAGGAGACTATGA ATCTGTAA
- the CG10055 gene encoding uncharacterized protein, with protein sequence MLNGQIAHSYLENSCTLIIPRPPVLNQSSKSAQPAAAAAASSSAGEEFGQEAGSGLAEAEALHVDRIRNCDIFVDAHDLYFYADVKLYKFHSRRTFDLRELKTLLIKFNTTENHYQICLRCLPLTAGAQEGPGGERGGGGGTGDAAKQWNSRKEYIAAFLHLPTLSANLPDKQPLVQEWKLKRITDQCQLQLDDHERTYKLTNNFGYGYASEYSGPLDLSELDRATCRVSEPHRMSPIQRRQERVVDEMKRFSREQYKINFVELQVPSGHQNPLRYKPKIYETSMTQEQAHLLHNISRMQTREQQPCDVFRQNEIDCGLISILLAICYDVRTTNNEPTCESGWTRSILCPLYCYFEQFDNYRDVLVAFLRRMITYPLYRNFELGRQCVRDAIEVLKGGRNWLINQLLLTHQQFASSDPSRDSFNNYYLEDYIRYVTSPSACSDEHMRLLARNLKNVLMDVNKQHLGLGVTEIETELIKELMQEMRIDAGSQGSSPQQQHGDDDLDLDNDTSGQEDETTTDDESVITDSFYSVDMDMRLIENEIVYEDDEEDEDDDEDGDDDEDGDGDEDEDEDEDEDDSSSSTTTSSEAEGNSVIEQCSNSETAASTT encoded by the exons ATGTTGAATGGACAGATTGCACACAGTTATTTGGAGAACTCGTGCACGCTGATCATACCCCGCCCGCCTGTCCTGAATCAGTCCTCAAAGTCGgcccagccagcagcagctgctgctgcttcttcttccgCTGGTGAGGAGTTTGGTCAGGAAGCGGGGTCGGGGTTGGCGGAAGCGGAGGCGTTGCATGTGGATCGCATAAGAAACTGCGATATATTCGTTGACGCGCACGATCTTTATTTCTACGCAGATGTTAAGCTGTACAA ATTCCACAGCCGTCGCACCTTCGACTTGCGAGAGCTGAAGACGCTGTTGATAAAGTTCAACACGACAGAGAATCACTACCAAATTTGCCTGCGCTGTCTGCCCCTAACAGCGGGTGCCCAGGAAGGACCCGGTGGAGAAAGAGGCGGAGGCGGTGGTACGGGGGATGCAGCCAAGCAGTGGAATAGTCGCAAAGAGTACATAGCCGCATTCCTGCACCTACCCACACTGAGTGCCAATTTGCCGGACAAGCAGCCTCTGGTGCAGGAATGGAAACTCAAACGAATCACCGATCAGTGCCAATTGCAGCTCGACGACCACGAGCGCACCTACAAGCTGACCAACAATTTTGGGTACGGCTATGCTAGCGAATACAGCGGACCGCTAGACCTGAGTGAG TTGGACAGAGCCACGTGCCGCGTGTCGGAGCCACATCGCATGAGCCCCATCCAAAGGCGGCAAGAGCGCGTGGTCGATGAGATGAAGCGCTTTTCCCGCGAGcagtacaaaataaattttgtggAGCTACAGGTTCCGTCCGGTCACCAGAATCCTTTACGCTACAAACCGAAAATCTACGAGACTTCCATGACCCAGGAGCAAGCGCATCTGCTGCACAACATCAGCCGAATGCAGACACGGGAGCAGCAGCCGTGCGACGTTTTTCGGCAAAACGAGATCGATTGCGGGCTGATAAGCATTCTGTTGGCCATATGCTATGATGTGCGGACGACGAACAATGAGCCGACGTGTGAATCGGGCTGGACGCGAAGCATACTGTGCCCGCTTTATTGCTACTTTGAGCAATTCGACAACTATCGGGACGTACTGGTTGCCTTCCTGCGGCGAATGATCACCTACCCGCTGTACCGCAATTTCGAGTTGGGCCGCCAATGTGTACGGGATGCCATAGAAGTTTTAAAGGGCGGTCGCAACTGGTTAATTAATCAGCTGCTGCTAACGCACCAGCAGTTCGCCAGCAGTGATCCCAGTCGCGATAGCTTCAACAACTACTATTTGGAGGACTATATACGATATGTGACCAGCCCGAGCGCCTGCAGTGATGAGCACATGCGCCTTCTTGCCCGCAACCTTAAGAACGTGCTGATGGACGTAAACAAGCAACACTTGGGCCTGGGAGTGACCGAGATTGAGACTGAGCTGATCAAGGAGCTGATGCAGGAGATGCGCATCGATGCGGGAAGCCAGGGTTCctcgccgcagcagcagcatggcGATGATGACTTGGACCTTGATAACGATACTTCTGGACAGGAGGACGAGACTACCACTGATGATGAAAGCGTCATAACTGACTCCTTCTACAGCGTGGACATGGACATGCGACTGATAGAGAACGAAATTGTATATGAGGATGACGAGGAGGACGAAGATGACGATGAAGATggagatgatgatgaagatggggatggggatgaggatgaggatgaggatgaagACGAAGACGACAGCAGTTCTTCCACAACCACCAGTAGCGAGGCGGAGGGAAACAGCGTCATCGAGCAGTGCAGCAACAGTGAGACAGCAGCCAGCACCACATAA